One Deltaproteobacteria bacterium DNA window includes the following coding sequences:
- a CDS encoding response regulator, with protein sequence MTRATILVIEDNDLNMMLTTDLLEIAGYAVVQAIDAETGIEMAREKRPDLILMDLALPRIDGLTAVRLLKEDPRTRDIPVVALTAHAMLGDERKALDAGCAGYIAKPIDANRFPAKIAEYLKRGTS encoded by the coding sequence ATGACGCGCGCGACGATCCTCGTCATCGAGGACAACGACCTGAACATGATGCTGACGACCGACTTGCTCGAGATCGCCGGCTACGCGGTCGTTCAGGCGATCGATGCGGAAACCGGCATCGAAATGGCGCGCGAAAAACGCCCCGATCTCATCCTCATGGATCTCGCCCTGCCGCGCATTGACGGGTTGACGGCCGTTCGTCTGCTCAAAGAAGACCCTCGCACGCGCGACATCCCCGTCGTCGCCCTCACCGCCCACGCCATGCTCGGCGACGAACGCAAGGCGCTCGACGCGGGCTGCGCGGGGTATATCGCCAAGCCGATTGACGCCAACCGCTTTCCCGCGAAAATCGCAGAGTACCTGAAACGCGGGACGTCATGA
- a CDS encoding response regulator, with amino-acid sequence MTENARQRILVVDDEEVNREIFEAMLSPFGYDVTTARDGAEALERVADLRSDLILLDIMMPRMDGFRVLRRLKESEETRGIPVVVVTALGGTQDRVEAYNLGADDFLGKPVDQLELRARVRSLLKVKAYNDHMKAYQRELEVAVERRTRELEKALSTVKTASLDTILRLSRAAEYKDGETFTHVLRVSHYSRAIARLLGLDEATCEAILYSSPMHDIGKIGIPDHILLKPGDLTDEEEQIMRRHTMIGGKILEKSSVDLIRYAEVIARAHHERWDGSGYPVGLAGEDIPLAARITALADVFDALSTERSYKRAYEIDECVAYVRDERGRHFDPRIVDAFLDGLDIIRDIHGRYSTTRADLFDEWRQGT; translated from the coding sequence ATGACGGAAAATGCCCGACAACGCATTCTGGTCGTCGACGACGAAGAGGTGAATCGGGAAATCTTCGAGGCGATGCTTTCGCCGTTCGGGTACGACGTGACAACCGCGCGCGACGGAGCCGAAGCGCTGGAGCGCGTCGCCGACCTTCGCTCCGATCTCATTTTGCTCGACATCATGATGCCCCGCATGGACGGCTTTCGCGTCCTGCGCCGCCTCAAGGAGAGCGAAGAGACGCGCGGGATTCCCGTGGTGGTGGTGACGGCGCTCGGCGGCACGCAGGACCGCGTCGAGGCGTACAACCTCGGGGCCGATGACTTCCTGGGCAAACCGGTCGATCAGCTCGAACTGCGTGCGCGGGTGCGTTCGCTGCTCAAGGTCAAGGCGTACAACGACCACATGAAAGCGTACCAGCGGGAGCTCGAGGTCGCCGTCGAGCGGCGCACGCGCGAACTGGAGAAGGCGCTGTCGACCGTGAAGACCGCGTCGCTCGACACGATCCTGCGCCTGTCCCGCGCAGCGGAGTACAAGGACGGGGAGACATTCACGCACGTGCTTCGCGTCAGCCACTACTCGCGGGCGATCGCGCGGCTGCTCGGACTCGACGAAGCCACCTGCGAGGCGATCCTCTACTCGTCGCCGATGCACGACATCGGCAAGATCGGCATCCCCGATCACATCCTGCTCAAACCCGGCGATCTCACGGATGAAGAGGAACAGATCATGCGCCGCCACACGATGATCGGCGGCAAGATCCTCGAAAAATCCAGCGTCGATCTCATCCGCTACGCCGAGGTCATCGCGCGCGCGCACCATGAACGGTGGGACGGGTCCGGCTATCCCGTCGGGCTCGCCGGCGAGGACATTCCGCTCGCGGCGCGCATCACCGCGCTCGCCGACGTGTTCGACGCCCTGAGCACCGAGCGCAGCTACAAGCGCGCGTACGAGATCGACGAGTGCGTGGCGTATGTGCGCGACGAGCGGGGCCGACACTTCGACCCGCGCATCGTGGACGCGTTTCTGGATGGGCTCGACATCATCCGCGACATCCACGGGCGCTATTCGACCACGCGGGCCGACCTTTTCGACGAGTGGCGTCAGGGAACGTGA
- a CDS encoding zinc carboxypeptidase gives MPRIFIAVFMSMAAISIASADSAPQLFHVDVHAPSRAERGEIARMGFDLEGVDLANGIAKLVATIDDVRLLQSMGYAVDYTQVDFPANMVDYHDGEETDDLIDGWAADYPDILHVFSLGDSVEGRPIRVLKISDNADTDEDEPGFVLLARHHAREPLSSELALETIGRLLESYETDPYTEWLVNEREIFVIPRHNPDGAAYDEAQDLVYWRKNRRQNAGEPAECWGVDTNRNYGYQWGLDQGSSGDPCSEVYRGPSAFSEPETSLTKAFLEAHTNITTLISLHTFGNMILYPWGYTATPIGDATDLSIFQAMAARFRDSNGYTTGPGSSLYPISGDTVDWAYGALGLFAFTFEVSNTDYGFYPPDDIFDITYFLNFPAMEMAAGLAGDPSMALNCGLWLFEGESLGDAAKVVWAPIVETNGAGYEVLRSDAEDGTYISMTSGLIATGADGYELQDGPATAANDASSATYTYWYKVKFTSNNPSLHREFGPISVTVDAPLPTGPTTSTTTTSTTTTTAPTTTTVPTTTTTTTVPSDDDTDDDADDDADDDDTWFPDDDADDDDDTTPDTSDDDTDDIPESAAGETNDSGSGCGC, from the coding sequence ATGCCCCGAATTTTCATCGCGGTATTCATGTCGATGGCGGCGATTTCGATTGCGTCCGCCGACTCCGCTCCCCAGCTTTTTCATGTCGATGTCCACGCCCCGAGCCGTGCCGAACGTGGCGAGATCGCGCGCATGGGATTCGATCTCGAGGGCGTCGATCTCGCGAACGGGATCGCGAAGCTGGTGGCGACGATCGACGACGTGCGTCTGTTGCAGTCGATGGGCTACGCGGTCGATTACACGCAGGTCGACTTCCCCGCGAACATGGTCGATTACCACGACGGCGAGGAGACCGATGATCTCATCGACGGCTGGGCCGCGGATTATCCCGACATCCTTCACGTCTTTTCGCTGGGCGATTCCGTCGAGGGGCGTCCGATCCGTGTGTTGAAGATCAGCGACAACGCCGACACCGACGAGGATGAGCCGGGGTTCGTGCTTCTGGCGCGCCATCACGCGCGCGAGCCGCTCTCGTCCGAACTCGCGCTCGAAACCATCGGGCGGCTGCTGGAGAGCTACGAGACCGACCCCTATACCGAGTGGCTCGTGAACGAGCGCGAAATCTTCGTCATCCCGCGCCACAACCCGGACGGCGCGGCCTACGACGAGGCGCAGGATCTTGTGTACTGGCGCAAGAATCGCCGACAGAACGCCGGCGAGCCCGCGGAGTGCTGGGGCGTCGACACCAATCGCAACTACGGCTACCAATGGGGCCTCGACCAGGGATCGTCGGGCGACCCATGCTCCGAGGTCTATCGCGGCCCGTCGGCTTTTTCGGAGCCGGAGACGTCGCTGACGAAAGCGTTCCTCGAAGCGCACACCAACATCACCACGCTCATCTCGCTGCACACGTTCGGCAACATGATCCTGTACCCGTGGGGCTACACCGCGACGCCGATCGGCGACGCGACGGATCTGTCGATCTTTCAGGCGATGGCCGCGCGCTTCCGCGACTCCAACGGTTACACCACGGGCCCGGGCAGCAGCCTCTACCCCATCTCCGGCGACACGGTGGATTGGGCCTACGGCGCGCTCGGGCTCTTCGCGTTCACCTTCGAGGTCTCGAACACCGACTACGGGTTCTATCCCCCGGACGACATCTTCGACATCACGTACTTCCTCAACTTCCCCGCGATGGAGATGGCGGCCGGGCTCGCCGGCGATCCGTCGATGGCGCTCAACTGCGGCCTGTGGCTCTTCGAAGGCGAGTCTCTGGGAGACGCCGCCAAGGTTGTCTGGGCGCCGATCGTGGAAACGAACGGCGCGGGATACGAGGTGCTGCGCTCCGACGCCGAGGACGGCACGTACATCTCGATGACGTCGGGGCTCATCGCAACGGGAGCGGACGGCTACGAGCTTCAGGACGGCCCAGCGACCGCGGCGAATGATGCCTCCAGCGCGACCTACACCTATTGGTACAAGGTCAAGTTCACGTCGAACAACCCGTCGCTGCACCGCGAGTTCGGTCCGATCTCCGTCACCGTGGATGCCCCGTTGCCGACCGGACCCACGACCTCGACGACCACCACATCGACAACAACCACCACCGCGCCGACCACCACCACGGTCCCGACGACGACGACCACCACCACGGTTCCGTCCGATGACGACACCGACGACGATGCAGACGACGATGCGGACGACGACGACACGTGGTTTCCCGATGACGACGCCGACGACGATGATGATACGACTCCGGATACATCCGACGACGATACCGACGACATTCCGGAATCCGCGGCGGGAGAAACGAACGACAGCGGCTCGGGGTGCGGCTGCTGA
- a CDS encoding Spy/CpxP family protein refolding chaperone: MRNRTLTFIVFIAALSLAVAAGAGQFGKHQGGPGAPGARGGDFGPGAGLYRLIQDPDAAKAAGISSEQIAKLKELLPKHREEMKALATKTCDARDDFRELMESGKADEASLRAAAKDLTDAQAERLDMVITHHVEIAKILTAEQMAKVREMAPPRGRGQERGQGRGPGPNAGPDDDPLFD, translated from the coding sequence ATGAGAAACCGCACGCTGACCTTCATCGTTTTCATCGCCGCGCTTTCGCTCGCCGTCGCCGCCGGCGCGGGGCAATTCGGCAAACATCAGGGCGGGCCGGGCGCGCCGGGCGCGCGCGGTGGCGACTTCGGCCCCGGCGCGGGACTGTACCGCCTGATTCAGGACCCCGATGCCGCCAAGGCCGCGGGCATTTCGAGCGAGCAGATCGCGAAACTCAAGGAGCTGCTGCCCAAACACCGGGAGGAGATGAAGGCGCTGGCCACCAAGACCTGCGACGCCCGCGACGACTTCCGCGAGTTGATGGAGAGCGGCAAGGCCGACGAGGCGTCATTGCGCGCCGCCGCGAAGGACCTGACCGACGCGCAGGCCGAGCGCCTGGACATGGTCATCACGCATCATGTGGAAATCGCGAAGATCCTGACTGCGGAGCAGATGGCGAAGGTGCGCGAAATGGCGCCGCCGCGCGGCCGGGGACAGGAGCGTGGACAGGGCCGTGGCCCGGGGCCGAACGCGGGCCCCGACGACGATCCGCTGTTCGACTGA